In Synergistaceae bacterium, a single genomic region encodes these proteins:
- a CDS encoding putative Ig domain-containing protein: MNISQDSEYNYTNYDLSVDISNLPDGFEVSGDKEFNNISFDSHDFTIYIKGLTNSSFTQDNIIISASVVVSGDNPVLITSADHNISINIAAGILTSSTLSVNDSAIEGVFTEKFAPSMDLSGVVSDVTGNFSDGTSQSIKNSSTITFSSSSLPDEFTIDGSILQISESAAAGSYDISITATANNNGITSSGTKNISVSLYSYPTITINTSEIAAGKIGENYSQTFTASAIVNNSDASITPTWILENGTLPAGLVLNSEGTISGTPTQSGSFDINIKVSADVTTVDNHNIIISADKEFILSIIASEDFNIQIVSCEVTLSGNNEITLTEGTGGSLTFTPVVSAHYSDGSERLLTPGEYSYTWTINENFLTIYRMSFNNGTLTISENTPADKYNIAATINISVNNLTASASKYFNVVIESKSGAQSKDFIIDVGGDGESVTLTINNNSGNPVESLADITNKLSQAEKELITEIDLNNNTTIKDLAGITEFKNLSSLNAGGCESLKEVDVRGCNKLEYLDVSSCDIEILLVDGCESLRELICGNNLIETLDLSTCPNLEVLDCQANNLSELNIESNNLLIEIDCSYNNLPALDIAESFFTLLNNLICNGQEISGVNAELDGDVYRININTLGNVSNSDIEISANPSTSAIMPDKIYNVKAYNNAGEEIIINYDSKTGIFESSQQPASIKYYYITGFENIDMDVTLQITGEDPAPTPTPTPDNQFTSGGGCNSAFGLISLMALAMFRRKK; encoded by the coding sequence GTGAATATCTCGCAAGATTCAGAGTATAATTATACAAATTATGATCTTTCTGTTGATATATCGAATCTTCCCGACGGCTTTGAGGTCAGCGGCGACAAAGAATTTAATAATATTTCGTTTGATTCGCATGACTTCACGATTTATATCAAGGGACTCACGAATTCGAGTTTTACGCAAGATAATATAATAATTTCTGCCTCCGTTGTAGTATCAGGCGATAACCCAGTTTTAATAACTTCAGCAGATCACAATATATCAATCAACATTGCGGCCGGAATTCTCACAAGTTCAACTTTGAGCGTTAATGATTCAGCAATTGAAGGCGTATTCACAGAAAAATTTGCGCCTTCTATGGATTTAAGCGGCGTAGTATCTGACGTAACCGGAAATTTCAGCGATGGAACGAGTCAAAGTATCAAGAATTCAAGCACTATTACATTTTCTAGTTCTTCACTTCCGGACGAATTCACTATAGACGGCTCTATATTGCAAATTTCAGAGTCTGCGGCGGCGGGATCTTATGATATTTCCATAACTGCAACGGCTAATAACAACGGCATAACATCATCAGGCACTAAAAATATAAGCGTTAGTCTTTATTCATACCCGACTATAACAATTAATACAAGTGAAATAGCAGCGGGCAAAATCGGCGAGAATTATTCTCAAACTTTCACAGCAAGTGCAATTGTAAATAATTCTGACGCGTCAATAACTCCGACATGGATTCTCGAAAATGGCACATTACCGGCGGGGCTTGTGTTAAATTCTGAAGGCACGATTTCAGGGACTCCGACACAAAGCGGCTCATTTGACATTAATATAAAAGTTTCTGCAGATGTTACAACGGTTGACAATCATAATATAATTATCTCGGCTGATAAAGAATTTATTTTGTCGATAATAGCAAGTGAAGATTTTAATATTCAAATTGTCTCGTGTGAAGTAACTTTATCAGGAAATAACGAAATCACCCTAACTGAAGGCACGGGAGGGAGTTTGACATTTACGCCCGTTGTAAGTGCTCATTACAGCGACGGCTCAGAAAGACTCTTAACGCCCGGCGAATACTCATACACATGGACAATTAATGAAAATTTCCTGACAATTTACAGAATGAGCTTCAATAATGGGACTCTCACAATCAGCGAAAACACCCCGGCCGACAAATATAATATCGCAGCAACTATAAATATTTCTGTGAATAATCTTACAGCGTCGGCAAGCAAATATTTTAATGTTGTCATAGAGTCTAAATCAGGCGCACAAAGCAAAGATTTTATAATTGATGTAGGAGGCGACGGCGAGTCTGTTACTCTCACAATTAATAATAATTCAGGGAATCCTGTAGAGTCTCTTGCTGATATAACAAATAAATTATCTCAAGCTGAGAAAGAGTTAATCACAGAAATCGACTTGAATAATAACACTACTATTAAAGATTTAGCGGGTATTACTGAATTCAAGAATTTAAGTTCACTCAATGCGGGAGGCTGTGAATCTCTCAAAGAAGTAGACGTAAGAGGCTGCAACAAACTGGAATATCTTGATGTATCTTCGTGCGATATAGAAATTTTATTAGTTGACGGCTGCGAATCTTTACGCGAGTTAATTTGCGGTAATAACTTAATAGAAACTCTTGACTTAAGCACATGCCCAAATCTTGAAGTTCTTGACTGCCAAGCTAACAATCTTTCAGAGCTCAATATCGAGTCAAATAATTTATTGATAGAGATAGATTGCAGCTATAATAATTTGCCCGCGCTTGATATTGCAGAAAGTTTCTTTACACTCTTGAATAACTTAATTTGCAACGGTCAAGAAATTTCCGGAGTAAATGCAGAGTTAGACGGCGATGTTTACCGCATAAATATTAATACTCTCGGCAATGTCTCTAACAGTGATATAGAAATCTCGGCGAATCCTTCAACGAGCGCGATAATGCCAGACAAAATTTATAACGTGAAAGCCTATAATAATGCCGGTGAAGAAATTATAATAAATTATGACTCTAAAACGGGAATATTTGAGTCGTCTCAACAGCCGGCAAGCATAAAATATTATTACATTACAGGCTTTGAAAATATAGATATGGACGTTACATTGCAAATTACAGGAGAAGACCCGGCACCGACTCCGACTCCGACACCTGATAATCAATTTACAAGCGGCGGAGGTTGTAATTCTGCGTTCGGGTTGATTTCGTTAATGGCTCTTGCTATGTTCAGACGGAAAAAATAA
- a CDS encoding MurR/RpiR family transcriptional regulator, protein MDIKRLEERIRSRLNHFPAKTRRVAEYLLANPSEAAFQSISETADKLSVSRAQLVRVSRMLGFEGYADLKNTLKQKLLKQINPTSEIYSDLGDESPEELAKLEQANIHETCRNLVVNHEGVTNFCESVIKSDVIYCMGWGISSMPAEWLYTRFAELGLKSVLMRRGSLSLLEQARGIRKNDMLIVCELPSYVIEVAESVKEISSRTNCKIAVITDSPAAPVCSYADMQFFVSDRAPLFGSSLIGSMFAVHVLTTVLARKMGTEGEKALAAQKENLSDERIYFPAYRLRY, encoded by the coding sequence ATGGACATTAAACGACTCGAAGAAAGAATCAGAAGCCGATTAAATCACTTCCCGGCAAAAACAAGACGCGTGGCTGAGTATCTACTTGCAAATCCCTCTGAAGCAGCCTTCCAATCTATAAGCGAGACAGCAGATAAATTATCAGTCTCAAGGGCGCAGCTTGTGAGGGTTTCGAGAATGCTCGGCTTTGAAGGTTATGCGGATCTCAAGAATACACTTAAGCAGAAATTATTAAAGCAAATTAACCCGACTTCAGAAATATATTCAGATTTGGGCGACGAGAGTCCGGAAGAATTAGCGAAACTTGAACAAGCTAATATTCATGAAACTTGCAGAAATCTTGTAGTCAATCATGAAGGAGTAACTAATTTTTGCGAGTCAGTCATCAAATCCGATGTAATTTACTGTATGGGCTGGGGTATTTCTTCAATGCCTGCAGAGTGGCTTTATACGAGATTCGCGGAACTTGGACTCAAGAGTGTTTTAATGCGCAGGGGGTCTCTATCTTTATTAGAACAAGCAAGAGGAATCAGAAAAAATGACATGTTAATTGTGTGTGAGCTGCCGAGTTACGTAATAGAAGTAGCCGAGTCAGTTAAAGAAATTTCTTCACGCACTAATTGCAAAATCGCCGTAATAACTGACAGCCCCGCCGCTCCTGTGTGTTCATATGCGGACATGCAGTTTTTTGTGAGTGATAGAGCGCCTTTATTTGGAAGCAGCCTTATAGGCTCAATGTTTGCAGTACATGTATTGACGACTGTATTAGCGCGAAAGATGGGCACTGAAGGAGAGAAAGCACTCGCCGCACAAAAAGAGAATTTAAGCGACGAACGAATTTACTTCCCTGCTTATAGATTGCGTTACTAG
- a CDS encoding phosphomannomutase/phosphoglucomutase encodes MTNIPLNIFREYDIRGQADKDLTDQTVNAIGRAYGSWLIRSGVEGAITVGGDARLSTPRIKDALIKGILSCGLDVIDVGLVTTPMLYWSLIKFGVKGGVMITGSHNPPDMNGLKLCFEHGTLYGEDVKNIGKIAQSEFFESGQGKLNHVNIDNDYIKMLLSKFILPFNKKFKVVLDSGNGAAGPTARKFFEGLGCEVISLFDKPDGNFPNHHPDPQKSENLQILINRVKSEHADIGFGFDGDADRIGVIDDEGNIIFCDRLMCLYWKEILRTNPGAVVLVEPKCSMILPESAEKYGGQVLYWKSGHSLIKAKMRETGALFAGEYSGHMFFADEFFGHDDAFYSAGRLLRIMSDEQKSLSQLMQEFPLYPSSEEIRIPCDDNTKFQVVSRIQEKAQKDYQCSIIDGVRILYPDGWGLIRGSNTQPVIVVRCEGRDKDSLMRIADDVKSRVLAEGLPDFTWTF; translated from the coding sequence ATGACAAATATACCATTAAATATTTTCCGCGAGTATGACATACGCGGACAAGCAGACAAAGATTTAACAGATCAGACAGTGAACGCAATCGGGCGGGCTTATGGGTCATGGCTGATTCGTTCAGGCGTTGAGGGTGCTATAACAGTCGGAGGCGACGCAAGATTATCTACTCCACGAATTAAAGACGCGCTAATAAAGGGAATTCTTTCTTGCGGACTCGATGTTATTGACGTGGGACTCGTTACGACTCCTATGCTTTATTGGAGCTTGATTAAATTCGGAGTCAAAGGCGGAGTCATGATTACAGGCTCACACAATCCCCCCGATATGAACGGCCTAAAATTATGCTTTGAGCACGGGACTTTATACGGTGAAGATGTCAAGAATATCGGCAAAATCGCGCAGTCAGAATTTTTTGAGTCAGGGCAGGGCAAATTGAATCACGTAAATATTGATAATGATTATATAAAAATGTTGTTGTCAAAATTTATACTGCCATTCAACAAAAAATTTAAAGTCGTTCTTGACTCTGGCAACGGAGCAGCAGGGCCTACAGCTAGAAAATTTTTCGAGGGACTGGGCTGTGAAGTAATCTCATTATTTGATAAGCCGGACGGGAATTTTCCGAATCATCACCCTGACCCGCAAAAAAGTGAGAACTTGCAAATCTTAATCAACCGTGTTAAATCAGAACATGCTGATATAGGATTCGGCTTTGACGGCGACGCAGATAGAATCGGAGTAATCGATGACGAGGGCAATATAATTTTTTGCGATAGACTCATGTGTCTTTACTGGAAGGAAATTTTACGGACTAATCCCGGCGCAGTCGTCTTAGTTGAGCCTAAATGCAGTATGATTTTACCCGAATCAGCTGAGAAATACGGCGGGCAAGTTTTATACTGGAAATCGGGGCATTCACTCATAAAAGCTAAGATGCGCGAGACAGGGGCATTATTTGCGGGCGAATATTCGGGACACATGTTTTTTGCTGATGAGTTTTTCGGGCATGATGACGCGTTTTATTCGGCCGGGCGTTTATTGCGGATAATGTCGGACGAGCAGAAATCTTTATCACAGTTAATGCAGGAATTCCCGCTTTACCCGTCAAGTGAAGAGATCAGAATCCCCTGTGATGATAATACAAAATTTCAAGTTGTCTCAAGAATTCAGGAGAAGGCGCAGAAAGATTATCAATGCAGCATAATTGACGGCGTTAGAATTCTTTATCCTGACGGCTGGGGCTTGATTCGAGGCTCAAACACGCAGCCCGTTATAGTTGTAAGATGTGAGGGACGAGATAAAGACTCGCTCATGAGAATAGCAGACGACGTAAAATCAAGAGTCTTAGCTGAAGGACTGCCCGATTTCACATGGACATTTTAA
- the trmB gene encoding tRNA (guanosine(46)-N7)-methyltransferase TrmB — translation MDILSATTNARPQYGVIIYPEGGFVLPVKSHTELEIGFGNGEFTVQYAKNHPEIFLYGIEISQSCVLRCARRAYGLENLRIINTDARYMLKELFDDESLNKIIMQFPCPWSGSSNAHRRVTAKCFADGLAAVLKIGGIFEFISDDSEYSQEVKNVLGSHEALNNISFEVNPAREITTKYERKWLEEGKNIYRLEFMKTKAFTTIRQVNTQEMHIKINKLITSQDIEKVRNITGKDSEKKSFWKFGRNFIDSNNTSWLVETLTSDDEFEQKFYMNISHKEGGFSLVRLDKTADAFLTPAVRAAITDAANKLSQ, via the coding sequence ATGGACATTTTAAGCGCGACAACTAATGCGAGGCCGCAATATGGAGTAATAATTTATCCTGAAGGCGGCTTTGTATTGCCCGTAAAATCTCACACTGAATTAGAAATCGGCTTCGGCAACGGAGAATTTACTGTACAATACGCAAAGAATCACCCTGAAATTTTTTTATACGGTATAGAAATTTCTCAATCCTGCGTGCTTAGGTGTGCTAGGCGGGCTTATGGGCTCGAAAATTTGCGGATAATTAACACTGATGCCCGTTATATGCTCAAAGAATTATTTGACGACGAGTCACTAAATAAAATTATTATGCAATTTCCTTGTCCGTGGTCAGGGAGTTCGAACGCTCATAGACGAGTTACTGCGAAATGTTTTGCTGATGGACTCGCGGCTGTTCTTAAAATTGGCGGCATATTTGAATTTATTTCAGATGACAGCGAATATTCACAAGAAGTAAAAAATGTTTTAGGGAGTCACGAGGCTTTGAATAATATCAGCTTTGAAGTCAACCCCGCGCGCGAAATCACGACAAAATACGAGCGTAAATGGCTTGAAGAGGGCAAAAATATTTACAGGCTCGAATTCATGAAGACAAAGGCATTTACAACTATAAGGCAGGTCAACACACAGGAAATGCACATTAAAATCAATAAATTAATCACGAGTCAAGATATAGAGAAAGTGCGCAATATTACAGGCAAGGACTCCGAGAAAAAATCATTCTGGAAATTTGGCCGGAATTTCATAGACAGCAATAATACAAGCTGGCTAGTTGAGACTCTGACAAGTGATGACGAGTTCGAACAAAAATTTTATATGAATATTTCTCACAAAGAAGGCGGATTCTCACTTGTTAGGCTTGATAAGACGGCGGACGCGTTTTTGACTCCGGCAGTTAGAGCAGCAATTACCGACGCAGCTAATAAATTATCACAATAA
- a CDS encoding RsmD family RNA methyltransferase, which translates to MKEIRPTSNKVMLALFNILGDKVRDSKFLDLFAGTGTIGLESLKRGAESCVFVESVRARADSIKQKTDSLVLSLEIRRALSWLTKRGMKFDIIFADPPYNSDWCGTLPTLSNLTKIFMPDSIFIIEHSIREKLTFSENPYNLQIISTREYGETALTFMNLL; encoded by the coding sequence ATGAAAGAAATTCGCCCGACTTCAAATAAAGTCATGCTCGCATTGTTTAATATTTTAGGCGATAAAGTTAGAGACTCTAAATTTCTTGATTTATTTGCGGGAACTGGCACTATAGGACTTGAATCACTCAAACGGGGCGCAGAGTCCTGCGTATTTGTCGAGAGTGTGAGGGCACGGGCTGACTCAATCAAACAAAAAACTGACTCTCTTGTCTTATCTCTTGAAATTCGGCGGGCTTTATCGTGGCTTACAAAACGGGGGATGAAATTTGATATTATTTTTGCTGATCCACCGTATAATTCTGACTGGTGCGGGACTCTTCCGACATTAAGCAATCTCACAAAAATTTTTATGCCTGACTCTATATTTATAATCGAACACTCAATCAGAGAAAAATTAACATTCAGCGAAAATCCCTATAACTTGCAAATAATTTCGACTCGTGAATACGGCGAAACCGCTTTAACGTTCATGAATCTGTTATAA
- a CDS encoding MATE family efflux transporter: protein MQNKSLAKEVISNIIPAIVVEIMILIYNLADTFFIAQTNDPLQIAAVSIAGPVFFVLIAAGIIFMAGSMSCISRALGAGGKERANNIVSFCVWAGILTGIILAVIFMCFIDKILRLIGASPDTFNFAYNYLSIVIASGPFVIFSMTCGGIMRAENHPSAAMIGQIFGNMLNVILDPIMILYLGWGITGAAIATTTSIIIGTLYYLGYFVLGRSSLRVHVKNFRAKNGIASGVFYIGIPACLDPLLMSFSQMTLSSMMSAYGDMALAATGIAMRINQIAGLIAMGSGQGVQPLLGYCVGAEMWQKYNDMLKFALKFTIIMSLILTVGCFVFTPELVSIFLNEPQAFNYSVDFVRILLTTVLAFGIFFIFINALQAMGAGRASFILSICRQALIYVPMMIIFNYFWGAYGLVWALPVTEIISLAQTYIIYGRIIFDPRKLNK from the coding sequence TTGCAGAATAAATCACTAGCTAAAGAAGTAATCTCGAATATTATTCCCGCAATAGTAGTCGAGATAATGATATTAATTTATAATCTTGCTGACACATTTTTTATAGCTCAGACAAATGACCCCTTGCAAATTGCGGCAGTCTCTATAGCCGGGCCGGTTTTCTTTGTGTTGATAGCTGCGGGAATAATTTTCATGGCCGGTTCAATGTCATGTATTTCTCGTGCACTGGGAGCAGGCGGCAAGGAACGGGCAAATAATATCGTGTCTTTCTGTGTATGGGCGGGGATTTTGACGGGGATAATTTTAGCGGTTATATTTATGTGCTTTATCGATAAAATTTTGCGCTTAATCGGAGCGAGTCCCGACACATTTAATTTTGCCTATAATTATTTGTCGATAGTAATAGCTTCAGGCCCGTTTGTAATATTCAGCATGACATGCGGGGGAATAATGCGCGCCGAGAATCACCCTTCAGCAGCAATGATCGGGCAGATTTTCGGAAATATGTTAAATGTAATTCTCGATCCCATAATGATTTTATATTTAGGCTGGGGAATAACAGGAGCAGCGATCGCAACTACTACGAGCATTATAATCGGCACGTTATATTATCTGGGATATTTTGTGTTAGGGCGTTCGTCGTTGAGAGTTCACGTTAAAAATTTTCGCGCAAAAAACGGCATTGCTTCAGGAGTGTTTTATATAGGGATTCCGGCGTGTCTTGACCCGTTATTAATGAGTTTCTCGCAAATGACTCTAAGTTCCATGATGTCGGCATATGGAGATATGGCACTTGCTGCGACTGGTATAGCAATGAGAATAAATCAGATTGCGGGCTTGATTGCGATGGGATCAGGCCAAGGGGTTCAGCCTTTACTGGGCTATTGCGTGGGAGCTGAGATGTGGCAGAAATATAATGACATGTTAAAATTTGCGCTCAAGTTCACAATTATAATGAGTCTAATATTGACTGTAGGCTGCTTTGTGTTTACGCCTGAACTTGTAAGCATATTCTTGAATGAGCCTCAAGCATTTAATTATTCAGTAGATTTTGTGAGAATTTTACTCACTACAGTATTAGCATTCGGGATATTCTTTATATTTATTAACGCGCTGCAGGCAATGGGAGCGGGGCGGGCCTCGTTTATATTGAGCATTTGCAGACAGGCTTTAATATATGTTCCTATGATGATTATATTTAATTATTTCTGGGGAGCATACGGACTCGTGTGGGCATTGCCGGTTACTGAGATAATTTCACTTGCGCAGACTTATATAATTTACGGCAGAATTATATTTGATCCTAGAAAGCTAAATAAATAG
- the coaD gene encoding pantetheine-phosphate adenylyltransferase, translated as MKIKAVYPGSFDPITNGHIYIAERAAAIFDQVIVSVLVNERKNAAFTVKERCEMAKESLNHIENISIDSFNGLLVDYVRQVGASVIIRGLRAMSDFEYEFQMALMNRRLAPEIETFFIVTDPKYSYVSSSSVREIFHFGGSVEGVVPDYVLEKLREHYN; from the coding sequence ATGAAAATAAAAGCGGTTTATCCCGGTTCATTTGATCCCATAACTAACGGACATATTTATATAGCAGAACGAGCCGCCGCAATTTTTGATCAAGTAATAGTAAGTGTATTAGTTAATGAGCGCAAAAATGCCGCCTTCACAGTCAAAGAACGCTGCGAGATGGCAAAAGAATCGCTAAATCACATAGAAAATATCAGCATAGACAGCTTTAACGGCCTGCTCGTTGATTATGTCAGGCAGGTGGGCGCAAGTGTAATAATTCGCGGACTCCGTGCTATGTCAGATTTTGAATATGAATTCCAGATGGCATTAATGAATCGCCGTCTAGCACCTGAAATTGAGACATTTTTTATCGTTACAGATCCTAAATATTCGTACGTCTCAAGTTCAAGCGTTCGAGAAATTTTCCATTTCGGCGGAAGTGTTGAAGGAGTCGTGCCTGATTATGTGCTGGAAAAATTAAGAGAGCATTATAATTAA
- a CDS encoding SHOCT domain-containing protein: MKCPNCGADYNPAKYKCEYCGSFVFLNEDKQFNVPDNIIREISTNNDSPGVYVYGSLLGKGEIPLRLGLANYYTSKFIGVGGKLFLTKTNLYFSSHKIFQNKVDLKINLLDITKIESGINLLVSQHILVHEGDKIHRFVVYGGKEWIRMIESAKNDFTPAANDNNYTAELVRLKQLLDKGIITDEEFAIKKRMILGI; the protein is encoded by the coding sequence ATGAAATGTCCGAATTGCGGAGCTGACTATAACCCAGCAAAATATAAATGTGAGTATTGCGGAAGCTTTGTATTCCTGAATGAAGATAAACAATTTAACGTGCCTGATAATATTATTCGCGAAATCTCAACAAATAACGACTCGCCGGGCGTTTATGTATATGGGTCATTACTCGGAAAAGGTGAGATTCCTTTGAGGCTCGGACTTGCTAATTATTACACGAGCAAATTTATAGGAGTCGGCGGAAAATTATTCTTGACTAAGACAAATTTATATTTCTCATCACACAAAATTTTCCAGAATAAAGTCGACCTAAAAATTAACCTGCTTGATATTACTAAAATCGAATCAGGCATAAATTTATTAGTCAGTCAGCATATTTTAGTTCACGAGGGTGATAAAATTCATAGATTCGTAGTCTACGGCGGCAAGGAATGGATTCGCATGATTGAGTCAGCAAAAAATGATTTCACACCGGCTGCTAATGATAACAATTACACGGCCGAACTTGTGAGACTTAAGCAGCTTTTAGACAAGGGCATCATAACGGACGAGGAATTTGCGATAAAGAAACGCATGATACTGGGAATTTAA
- a CDS encoding ABC transporter ATP-binding protein, whose protein sequence is MQLLNFAGKYKIFAFISFILAGLSSLLAVIPIWYIWQIIICVIFRENLDNISRYGIISLEFALSAIILYLAGLIFSHKAAFKISSNIKINLLKHISLLPLGVVENLDSDYLQWVILESSSGAENYFSLNLPNKFAALASSAGLVGLLFYIDWRFALLSLAPLVIGFVLMAMMTNESIRNKLIIYSKALNLLSSETLEYIKNLPVTKMFGISEHSFKKFRHVLDNYDSSKAAYTSEIRLPIMAFTIAVNGAFIFLIISGVFIASRFGVSREFVQNFILAAIAAPIISINLMRVTRQDNNAISRINEILSLKPLNYDNGGISFPVNPDIELKNVSFSYNKAKILSDINLTIKAGQTLALVGDSDSEKITLAKLIARFFDVNDGKIFIGGIDIRDLDIDELTQKISFYDSGLNNDSQIIIINDSDFMSDSDFQEALKKFSPDKTIIIISHKLTSLNHTNFIALLDDGKLIESGNYGELMNQDSKFKAYIKGAAKIVMAQE, encoded by the coding sequence TTGCAGCTTCTTAATTTCGCAGGTAAGTATAAAATTTTCGCGTTTATCTCGTTTATTCTTGCAGGTTTGAGCTCGTTACTTGCTGTTATTCCGATTTGGTATATATGGCAGATTATAATTTGCGTTATATTTCGTGAAAATCTTGATAATATTTCGCGTTATGGCATTATTTCTCTTGAGTTTGCACTGTCAGCTATAATTCTTTACTTGGCCGGACTCATTTTTTCTCACAAGGCAGCATTTAAGATTTCCAGCAATATCAAGATTAATTTATTAAAGCATATTTCTTTATTGCCGCTCGGTGTAGTTGAAAATCTTGACTCGGATTATTTGCAGTGGGTCATACTTGAATCAAGTTCAGGAGCAGAAAATTATTTCTCGCTGAATCTTCCTAATAAATTCGCTGCTCTTGCGTCTTCAGCGGGACTCGTGGGATTGCTGTTTTATATTGACTGGAGATTTGCGTTATTGAGTCTAGCTCCGTTAGTAATAGGCTTTGTATTAATGGCCATGATGACGAATGAATCAATCCGCAATAAATTAATAATTTACAGCAAGGCACTAAATCTCTTATCGAGTGAGACTCTAGAATATATAAAAAATTTGCCGGTTACAAAAATGTTCGGGATAAGCGAGCACTCATTCAAGAAATTTAGACACGTTTTAGATAATTATGACTCGTCAAAAGCTGCGTATACCAGTGAAATAAGACTCCCGATTATGGCATTTACTATAGCAGTAAACGGGGCATTTATTTTCTTGATAATTTCAGGAGTATTTATCGCGTCAAGATTCGGAGTCTCTCGTGAGTTCGTGCAAAATTTTATACTTGCTGCCATTGCCGCGCCCATAATCTCAATAAATTTAATGCGGGTAACTAGACAGGATAATAACGCGATTTCACGAATAAATGAAATATTATCGTTAAAGCCTTTGAATTATGACAACGGGGGAATCAGCTTCCCTGTAAATCCCGATATAGAATTAAAAAATGTCTCTTTCTCGTATAACAAAGCAAAAATATTATCAGATATAAATTTAACAATTAAGGCCGGGCAGACTCTCGCACTTGTCGGAGATTCTGACTCAGAGAAAATTACTCTTGCAAAATTAATAGCGCGATTCTTTGACGTGAACGACGGCAAAATTTTTATAGGCGGAATTGATATAAGGGATTTGGACATTGACGAATTGACTCAAAAAATTTCGTTTTATGATTCCGGCTTGAATAATGACTCGCAAATAATAATTATTAACGACTCTGATTTTATGAGCGACTCAGATTTTCAGGAGGCACTAAAAAAATTCTCACCTGACAAGACAATTATAATAATTTCGCATAAATTAACGAGCTTGAATCATACAAATTTTATAGCATTACTTGACGACGGCAAATTAATAGAGTCAGGAAATTACGGCGAATTAATGAATCAAGACAGCAAATTTAAAGCATACATAAAGGGGGCTGCAAAAATTGTTATGGCTCAAGAATAA